Genomic segment of Pseudothermotoga hypogea DSM 11164 = NBRC 106472:
AATCGGCTTCACGTTGGTTCGCTATAAAGTACCTCGAGGGAGATCCGCACACGGTGGAACAACTCTCGCGTTTCGATCTTCAATCAAGCGTCAAGCCAGGGAGTTTGAAGAGCCAAATCGCTCGAGAACGTTACGATCACATCCAGCTCATCGTCAAGGAATCGGTCGCGGCAATTTCCAAGGAACTTTCCATGAGCGAAGCCATCGATCACGTTCTGACCCACAAATTCATTGGCATACCAGTGTTCCTCGCACTGATGTATCTGGCGTTCAAGTTTGCTTTTGAAACGGTCCAACCGCTGAGCGATCTACTCGAGAACACGTTCAGTCGTTTGGCAGACCTCGTGACGGCTCACTTGGGTGATGGAATGATCGCCTCGATGCTCGCCGATGGAGTCTTAGGTGGCGTGGGTGCCGTACTCGTTTTCGTTCCGAACATTTTCGCGCTCTTTTTCTTGCTTGGAATAATGGAAGATTCAGGCTATCTACCACGAGCCGCTTTCGTCATGGATAGAGTCATGTACAGTCTGAAACTGTCAGGCAGGTCTTTCATGTCCTTCCTCCTCGGTTTCGGATGCTCTGTACCCGCGGTGCTTTCAACCAGGGGCATGCCGGACACACGGGAGAGGATTGTGTCCGTGCTGTCTGTTCCCTTCATCTCCTGCAGTGCTCGATTGCCGGTTTATCTTCTGATCGCATCGATCTTCTTCAGCCGAAACCAAGGTATGGTGGTTTTCTCAATCTATCTGCTGAGCATGTTCGCCGCCATGATCAGCTCACTCGTCTTGAACAAGGTCATTTTCAAAGGTCAACGCAGCGTTTTCATTCTCGAACTTCCAAGGTACAGACTGCCGTCTTTCAAGAATCTTACGCTGTACACGTGGCTGAGGGGTAAACATTTCCTTGTCAAGGCAGGCACGATCATCTTCGTATCCTCGCTCGTCCTCTGGGCGCTGATGTACTTTCCAAATCCAAACGATGTGACACAGTCGTTCGCTGCACAGATTGGTAGAGCGGTCTCGTTCGTTCTCAAGCCTTTGAAGTTCGACTGGCGTGCTTCTACGGCCCTGTTCTTCGGTGTCGCGGCGAAGGAGATCATAGTTTCGACGTTCGGCATGCTGTTCAACACGACGGACGAAGGCCTGGCGGCACAACTTTCACAGTTGTTTGACCCCGTGACGGCGTTCAGTTTCATCGTCTTCGTCATGGCGTACATTCCGTGCTTCGCAACGCTCGCGACCATCAAGTCGGAGATCGGTACCAAGTACGTAGTCATCACAATCTTCTACAGTCTCTTCATCGCTTACGTGTTGGCACTCGCTGTGAGAATGATGGGAGGTATCTTCGTATGAAGTTCCTTCTCTTGATTGAATGGCTGGCAGCGTTCTTGCTGTTTTTCTTGATGCTGAAAGACGACGCCATGCTTGCCTTTTGTGTGCTCATCTTTTCGCTCATCTATTTGTTCGGTCTCTTGGAATCAAGGAAAGATCCTCAGAGGATACACGCACACGGCATGGTTGGGGGCATCATGTTCTTCGTTGCCGCAGTTTTGACCTTTCTGAACGATCTGGCGAGGTTTGAGTTGAAGTTCAACCTGTCCAGGACTCTTTTGATTCTACTTGGTCTGGTGGGCCTGATCCAGGCACGTGCGGTGAGAAAGCAGTTCAAATGAATCGAAGGATGAGCAGGTAGAATCCGGCCGAGACAAGTGCACTCACAGGAACAGTCGCGAACCATGAGATCAGGATGTTCTTCAGGACCCCAACGTTGACGAGCTCTACTCCGCGTGCGGTCCCGACACCAACGACTGATCCAACCACCACGTGCGTGGTCGAGATGGGCAGGCCGAGTACCGAAGCGAAGAGCACCGTTGAGGCAGTGCTGAAATCGATACAGAAACCTCGAGAGTTGTTCAGCTGCGTGATTTCTTCTCCTACCGTTTTCATCACGCGTGCCCCAAGAAGAAGTGCTCCCGCAGAAATACCGAGTCCACCGAGCGCCAGCAACCACATCGGCACTCCTACTTTCTGGGCAACGTTTCCATGCGAGACGATCCAGTAAACGAGAGCCACCGGACCAATGGCGTTCGCAACATCGTTGGCTCCGTGTGAAAAGCTCACATAACAGCTCGTCATGATCTGCAGACGTTTGAAAATCGATTCCACATATTCATATTCGTCCGAACCAGCCGGCTGTATTTTTCTGAAAAACGTTGTCCCCAGAACACCGATCACAGCTGCTATGATCAAAGACCATCCTAAGGCCCTGTCAAACTGCATCTTCAAGGTTTTCAGTGCGAACAACAGACAGACGATGAAAAACGTCGTAAAGATGATCAACGGTATCGATCTCTTCATCGCCATTGCCGGATGGGACTTTCTCAAGATCACATAGGAAATGATCTTGAACACTGTGTACGCCAACAACCACCCAACGATTGGTGACAGAACCCAGCTGATGACTATACTGGCCATCTTGTTCCAGTTGATCGCATGCAGACCTGCGTTTGCTATACCAAAACCCGCCATACCACCGACGATCGAATGTGTCGTCGATACGGGCATTCCCCAAACCGTCGCGAGCAAGATCCAGACCGATGAACCCAGCAGTGCTGCAAGCGCTCCGGCGAGGACCTGTCTTGGATCGTTCATGAATTCCACCTTGATGATCCCTTTGGTTATCGTTGTGACCACGTGTGAACCGAACATCACCGCGCCGAGAAATTCCAAAACTGCCGCGATCATGACTGCCTGTCTGGGAGTTATCGCGCGAGAACCAACAGCCGTCGACATGGAGTTTGCCACGTCGTTTGCCCCTATGGAGAAGGCCATCAAGAAACCTACGATGAACGCTACCAGCAGTATCACTCGGATCACTCCTTCAACTTTTTGCGATCATTCGCACTTTTTCAGCGACGTTCTCAGCGTGGTCCGCCGCTCGCGTCAAGAGTCGCGTCAGCTTTTCGAGGTACATGATGTCCACAGGATGCAACACGTTCTTCAGCGAGAAGACCTTCTTTGCCAAAGCGAGGGACAGTCTGTCTGTTCCGCTTTCGTCGGATTCAACCTTTTGCGTCAGCGCGTTTTCCTCGCCGGCAATAACAGGAGAGAAGGAAGATTCAACGAGCTTCAGAAGTTCGTGTACCGACTCGACCATGAATTTGATGGCGTCCTGAACTCTTTCTGCGAGTTCAAACAACATGTCCGTCAGTTCCTTCGGCAAAGGTTTGTCGAATCTGTAGATGCAGAGCATTTTCAAAAAATCGTCCACCGCATCGATCACAGCATCCTGATCGTGGAGTATCAGTAGAAGATCCACTCTGTCGAAATAAACGAACTTGAGCTTTGAGTAAACTTCCCTGATGCGAACCTTTATTTCGTCAGCTTCGTCCTCCAGTTTGTCCACCAGCTGCGCCAGATCTTCAACCGGCTCGTGTCGTAAGAACTTTCCCAGCGCCACTGGAATCTGTTCTGCGGACTTTTCAACGAGTCGCGCGTGTTCATACAACAGTTTCAAGGGTGATTCTTGCGGAAAGAGTTTTCCGAGGAACCTCGTCATGGTTTGCACCCCACTTCACGCATAGAATAGGTACGCTACGAAGGCAGTCACGCCGATCAGCGGTAGCATTTTCAAAACGGCTTTCGAAAGGTCCACCTTGAAGTAGTTCAGTGTCAGGATCAGGCACAAATGGACAGGCGACAGAAGAACCCCAAGCACAGAGAAGACGTAGACAAGAAGGCCGAGTCGTTCACCACCCATGCCAACGACAACTGGGTAGGATATGCCCAGACTCGCGTGAGTTATACCCGTGGACATGCCAGAAAGAAGTGGCAGAAGTATTGCGACGAATTTCGTGCTCAAACCGAGGCTCGTCAATTCAAGACTGACACGTTCACCCAAACCAAAATCCATCATCGCATGCTTGAACATGAAAACGAGCAGAATGATCGGAACAACATCGAGCCTTCTCAAAGTCCGTTTCACTGCCTCAGACACGTGGTTTGTCCTCAGAAACGCATACGAAAGGCTCACCAAGAGGAGAGCGAGCCATCCTTCCATTTTGAACAGGAGTATCATGAATCCAACAGAGAGAACCAAAATCAACGGCCACAGCTGTTTCCACTCTGAACGACTCAATTTGTTGAATTTCGGTAACTTCAAGCCATTCAGATATACCCAGCCTGCCAAGAAGGACACGAAGAACAGCGGGGAGAGCTTCAAAGATACGGAACCTATCTTCGTTGAAGTGAGACCCGCGAGCAGGTACATCGCTGGATAAACTGGCCAGAAGAATTCCAAGCAGTGTCTGAACCAGTAATTGGTCAACAGCTTGTCGAGGTTGGACATGCCTTCGCCCATTCGGTCCACCATGGGTGCAGTGAACATCGCACCTGCGGGCATGGGCATAAGGCCGATCGCCGACGGTATGAACACCACCGCTCCCATTGATCCTTGAAAGAGTTTTTGAAAAGACTCCGTCATTCTTCGAGCATCCTTTGATACATCCATGATCTCGCCGAGGAAGTATATGAAGAAGATCGTCGGAATCAGTGTCAAGAAGGATCTGTCACGAACGGTAGCGAGGAAAAGTTCCACGAGCGCACCTCTCAAGACGCTGTTCATGGCTACAAACAGGCCAAAACCTGATATCATAGATAGGAGCAAAGTTTTCGTGAGTCTCTGCACCGTTACGATTAAGACCAGCGAAAGGACAACGGAGACAGTGACCACAAGATTCCTCCCACAGAAGATTCTAATATTCACACGGGGTGAGCGCATGTGATCAAAATTAAGAGATTGTATGAGGAAGGCAAAGACTTGTTTGCCGTGAGCGATGAAAGCCCGTTCTATCCGGACGGCAAAGGCGGTCAGCTGGGAGATAGAGGCACCATTGGACCGGCCAAGGTACTCTATGTGAAAGAAGTGAACGGCGAAGTCCATCACAAAATCGATGAGCCCATTGAGCCGGGAGAGTACGACTTCGAGATCGATCAAGCCAGGCGAAAAGACATCGCCACGCAGCACACAGCACAGCACATCCTTTCTGCAGCCTTTTTGAAAGTCGTTCAGGCGCAAACTGTGAGTTTTCACATGGGAGAGAAGACGTCCACGATCGACATTGATTTACCCGTCCTCACAGAAAGAACTATCGAAGATGTGGAAAGACTTGCGAACGAGATCGTTAAGAGCTGTGTGAATGTAGAGATTCTTTTCGTCGAGAGAGAAGAAGCTGAGAAGATGAATTTAAGAAAATCCCTCAGCGAGAAGGTTGGACAAACAGTCAGAGTTGTGAAGGTTCAGGATTTCGATCTGTCGGCGTGTGGCGGTTTCCACGTGGCAAACACCGGAGAGATTGGGATCATCAAGATCGTTGATTGGGAAAAAGTCAAGCAGAATCTGACGCGAGTTCATTTCGTTGCCGGCGAGAGGGCCCTCAAGCATTTTCAACAGTGCGTTTTTGTGACAAAAAACCTTCAAAAAACACTCACCTGTTCTCTTAGCGATCTTGCGATCAGGATCGAGGCCCTCATCGAAAAGATTAGATCTCTTTCGTCTACACTGGATCGACTCTCAGAGGAACATGCACGCTTCATCAGCACGAATCTACCAAAAAGGAAGATCTTCGAATACGAAGTCGCATTTTATGAAGGTTTCCCGAGCGTGGCGAGGGCTTTGTTGAAACAACCTCTTGCCGATCTTTTGGTCTGCAAACTCGAAGACGAGTTCGCCATCAGTTCCGACAGGATCGATTGTGGCCAGATCGTTTCAAAGCTGAGATCCGTCCTGAACGTCCCGGGTGGTGGTGGGAAGAAACGAGGCTCGATCAAGATCAGCATGGACATGGAAGAGTTTTTGAATCTTCTCGAAAAAGCCTTGGAGGTGGAAAAATGAAGATCTCGCTTGCGAAACTTCCAACACCGATTGAGATGCTCACGCGACTTGGAAAACGTTATGAGCGTGAAATACTCGTCAAGAGGGACGACATGACCGAGTTCATCTCGTCCGGCAACAAGATTCGAAAACTCGAATTTCTTCTGGCGGATGCGCTTCGCCAGGGTTGTGACACGGTCTTCACCTGTGGAGGAGAACAGTCGAACCACGCACGCGCAACCGCCCATCTGTGCGTCAAGTTGGGTTTGAAACCGGTTTTGTTTCTGAGGGAGAGTCAGCCCGAACAGGGCAACAACTCAATGAGAAAAATCAGGAACTTCTTCGCGAGCGATGAGGCGGAACGAAGTTACTTCAAAGAAGTGGTCAACGGGAACCTCTTGATCGACAAACTGCTCGGTGCACAGATCGTTTTTGTGACACAGCAACAGTACTCGAGAATAGATGAAGTGTTCGAAGAGTACAGGCAGAAATACGAATCTCAGGGGCGCAGAGTCTACGTGATACCGGAAGGTGGCTCGAATGCGCTCGGTGCACTTGGTTACGTGTGGGCCGTAGCTGAGATGACGGGTCAGATCGATCTGTCGCAGTTTGACGCGATCTATTGTGCCGTTGGCAGTGGTGGTACTTATGCGGGCTTGCTCGCGGGTTTGAGGTTCCTCGGTTACGATACGCCCGTCGTGGGCATCAACGTCACCAAGAGAGAGGCAAGTCACTTCGCTGAGAAAGTGCTGAAGATCATCGACGATCTTTCCAAATACGGAATAAGAGTGAAAGTACAACCCGACGAAGTGAAGATCCTGGACGACTTCAGTGGGCCAGCGTACGCGGTACCGACCGAGGCAGATATTGAGTGTATAAAGATGGTCGCGTCCATGGAGGGACTCGTGCTCGATCCGGTCTACACCGCAAAGACGTTCAGAGGCATGTTGCAGACGAGCAAGAGGGGTCAGAGGATCCTGTTCATCCACACCGGTGGGACCTTCGGTTTGTTCGCGCAGGCGTACAGGTTCATAGAGCCGTGAGAAGGATCGCTTTTTTGGCCGTCATCCCATTGACGCTCTTGCTTGCGTCTTGCATGAGCTTGAACAGCTCGACGATCAGAGTCGTCCTGCCGAGTGAGCTTTACGCCGGAAAACCTTTCGAGATGAAAGTCGGCGTGGTTGGACCACTTGGTTTCTTACTGAGGAATGTTGAAGTAAAGATCGATGGACAAACCTACACAACGGACGAATCCGGTTATGCCCGCGTCCCATTTTTCTTTCTCGACGCAGGTTCTTACGCTGTGATTTTGAGCTATGGAGATGTGAGCACGAAAATCGTTCTGAACGTCAAACCAGCTTCTTGGTTGGTCCTTTGTTGGTTTGGGGCGGACAACAACCTCTGGGAGTACGTGAACAGCGATCTCGAAGAGATGAAGAGCGCGGCGAAGGACGTTGCAGTCATCGCCTTCGTGGATCGAGACGGCACGATGAGCGATGGTATTTACGCACTCTCGATGGACTCGGTCTTCGTCAGAATAGAATTTTTCAATGAGACCAACAGTGGTTCTGGAACGAACCTCTCGTGGTTCGTTAACAAGTACGGAACTTGCGACGCGAACAAAAAGTCGTTGATACTCTGGAACCATGGAAGCGCGTGGGACGACACAGATCCGTACAGAGCAAAAGGCATCTCTTACGATGATCAGAGCAAAGACTTTCTCACGACCTTGGAACTGAAGAACGCCCTTCAAGGCACTCGTTGGGACGTACTCGGCTTCGATGCGTGTCTGATGGGTTCGGTGGAGGTCCTTTACGAACTGAAGGATTTGGCCGACTACTTTCTCGCATCTCCGGGTGAGATACCCTCCTCAGGGTGGGACTACAGGTTTCTTGCGTCCATTTCAGATTTGGACTCGAAAGGCTTCTGTGAGAAAGCCATCGATCGATGGAGGAGTTTTTACACCAACAGATCTTACAAACCACTCTTGAACGCGTGGGACTCTGAGAAACTGAGCAAAGCTGTCAGCAGCTTGGTTGAGAAGATGAATCCTGCCAACGGCCTACCAGAAGTGAACACGGTGTATTCAACTTCCCCAAGATTGTGCGATCTCGGTGAAGTTCTGTACAGTTTTGGCTGGTCCGATGTTTTGAGCCAGTTTCAGTCAGCACGCATCCCCCAGACAACAAACGCTTTGCTCTATTTGAGTGTGTTTCTACCGCAGAACAGTAACCAACTTGATCAATACCGCGAGATGTACTCTCAACTCTCGTTTTCGGAACACACAGGTTGGCTCGACTGGCTGGATTCGCTGTTTCATTGAGGGTTAACCTTCGTGGACCGATATCGTTACACGAGCTTAACACGCTCGTCCGTACACATATTAATGGAGAGCGCTCTTCGGAGAAAAAATCTGCCCGGGAAAAGTCGAATCTTACATTGGCCTTGGTCTACCTTTTCGAGACATTTCAATCTCGCGCTCTCCAAAATGTTTGATTGGAAGTTTTCGCTGAACAAGCTTCCGTGTCGAAACCACGTTCGAATGACAGAAAATAGTGTTCCACAAGCCCTTCTCCTTCAGGGGATGGGTAAGGAGCTTGTTCGTTATTAGCATGTGTTATAATTGTATAGGGTGAAAGCTATGCAATTAAGAAAAACAAGATGGAGTCTTTATAATTTGAACTATCATTTTGTGTGGATACCTAAATACCGCAAAAAGATTCTGGTAGATAGCGTTAGGCAAGAGCTCGAGAAACTTATTTTTGAAATCGCCAAAAAACATGGCATTGAAGTCCTATCTCTATCAGTTCAGCCAGACCATGTCCATCTTTTTGTTTCAGCACCACCGCGCTTATCCCCAGCTCAAATAGCCAATTTGTTTAAAGGAGTGTCTTCTAAAAAACTTCTTGAGAAGTTTCCACATCTAAGAACAAAGGAAGGATTATGGAGCAGAACATATTATGTTGGCTCAGCAGGAACGGTTTCAGAAGAGACTATCAGCAGGTACATCGAAGAATGTCAAGATATATAGTCAGAACTTATAAAGTGCCTGTTCCGAGAGAATTGTATCCTCTGTGTTCTGAGCTGAACAGGCTCGCTGGTCGAATCTACAACAAAACCATGTCGCTGGTCAAGAAAGTAAAAAGCAAGAAAGGTTTCTGGCTTTCACCAGGAGCAACACAAAAATATATCCTGCGCAGCAGTAGCACTATCAATATCCATACCCATTCCAAACAGGCTATAGTTCTAACCTACAAAGCACAGCTACTGGGGATTCAGGTCTGTCCTGTATGTGGTAGCAAGAATCATGCGGTTGGTCGCAACTATGAGTGTAAAAGTTGTGGATTTAGTTATCACAGGGACGGAGTAGGAGCGATAAACATCTGGCAGAGGTATCTTGGGAAGAAGTCCCAAGTAGTAGCGGGATTGGCACCCGTCAGAGGTGTAAGGTTTAAACCGCACCTCTGTGGCCATGGAGTATCAAATGCTCCATGGAAGGCAGCCTAAATGAGCTGCTAAGAATCCCATCTCCTTCAGGGAATTGGGAGTGTCAAAACAACCTGGACATGTTTGCATTCCAGGTAAGCAGAGTTGCATCCGTCATCATGGACATCGAGAGCCGAATCGATGTCGTCATATTACCCGTCGATGAAGAGGCTATCCAAGCGCTCGCAAACTATCTTGGAACAACAAAGTTCTTCATAGAACCTGGCGTTTACAAGAGTGTGACCGAACCCGTTCCAACGGTGGGAGACTACACGTGCTTGGTGATAAGGGAGAACCTGCCGGAAGATCTGGTGTACAAACTTGCAGAGGCGCTTTGGAACAAGAAAGATCAGATCGCGAAGGCTTTCGTGGACATGGCTGAATTGAACCCAGAAGAAGCGATCAGCCAAGGTGTTCCCGCACATCCCGGTTCAGTGAATTTCTGGTCTCAGCTCAAATGAGATTTGAGGGGGCGAAAGCCCCCTCAGCCTTTCAATGAGGTGATAGAGATGCGGAAACTCAAAGGAGTAACATACTACTTCGCATTCTTATCACTCGTGGCGATGGGCGTGTTCCACATCTATACTGCTATATTTGGCACGTTTGAAGCTTATTTGCAGAGAAACGTACATTTGATCTTCGCGTTGCCGCTGGCTTTCATCTTTTATCCCGCCACGAAGAACAGTCCAAAAGATAGAGTACCGTGGTACGACTGGATTTTTGCTGGTTTGTCTGTGTTGCCTGGTCTGTATGCCATCTTGAATTATGAAATGATCATCTACAGGATGGTCCAGGTTGAAGAGGTCACGACTGCTCAAATCGTCCTTGGAACACTTCTGGTCGTCATGGTACTGGAAGCGACCAGGAGGATCGTCGGACTCGCGTTGACAATACTTGCAGCAGCCTCTGTGTTTTACATGTACGTGGGACATCTCCTTCCAGGACAGCTAAAGGGAATGTACGTCACCTATGACAGAATCATAGAACATCTCTACCTGACCGGGGAAGGTATCTTCTCGACACCGCTCGGAGTGTCTGCCACCTTTGTGATGCTTTTTCTTATCCTTGGAGGCTTTCTTGAACACAGCGGTGTTGGCGAGTACTTCATGGACCTTTCCAAGGCACTCGCAGGTAAAACGATCGGTGGGCCAGCAAAGATCGCGGTTGTGAGCTCTGGGTTGTTCGGGAGCATATCTGGTTCAGCTGTTGCTAACGTTTACGCAACCGGCACTTTTACGATCCCGATGATGAAACAGCTGGGCTTTTCTCCGGTGTTCGCTGGTGCTGTAGAAGCCGTGGCGAGTAGTGGTGGACAGATCATGCCACCAATCATGGGTGCAGCAGCATTCATCATGGCTTCCTTCCTTGGGATTCCCTACAAGCAGGTCATGATCGCTGCCTTTGTACCTGCGTTTCTGTATTATTTCTATGTGTTCATGTCAGTTCACACGAGGGCTATAAAACGTGGTTTGAGGGGCCTTCCAGCCGAAATGATCCCGTCTATAAAACACGTTTTGAAGAAACTCTACGTGCTGGCACCAATAATCGTTCTGGTGGTCATGATCATGCGAGGTTACACTCCCATGAGATCTGCACTCATCGCGATAATCGTGAGCTGGTTTGTCTCACTGCTTGACAAGAGGTATCGCATGGGTCCAAAAGGCGTACTCAATGCTATCTATGATGGTTCAAAGAATGTCTTCGTTGTGGCCATCGCCTGTGCGGCAGCAGGTATCGTCGTTGGTGCCGTAACCCTGACGGGCTTAGGCTTCAAGCTGGTTAGCTTCATATTCAGCCTGGCGCAGAACATACCTTTCTTGGCGCTGGTCATGGTCATGCTCATGTCTATAGTTTTAGGGATGGGTTTACCGACGACCGCGGCGTACATAGTTGCTTCCGCACTGGCTGTTCCTGCCCTCATAAGGCTCGGTTTCAAAGCGTTACCATCCCACATGTTCGTCTTCTATTATGCTGTTTTCTCGGCGATCACACCGCCCGTGGCGCTCGCAGCTTATGCGGCGAGTTCAATTTCCGGTGCGAAGCCCTCTGAAACGGGTTATCAGGCGTTTCGGCTTGGCCTGATCGCCATGATCATACCGTACGCGTTCATGTACGATACTGGGTTCTTGTTGCAGGCAAGCTGGATGAGAAATCTACTCTCACTCGCCGCCGGGTTAGTCTCGGCGATGGCGCTCAGCTACGCGATCGAAGGTTTCCTCAAGACGAAGCTCAATTTGGTATCAAGGATCCTGCTGGGTGCGATCGGTGTGTTAGTGCTCTTTCCCATACTCTGGCTCAAAATTCTGTGCATCGTCGCTTTCGCAATTGTTTTCGCACAGTTTTCTATGAGAGCGGAAAAGATTTGAGGGCGCTTCTCTGCGCCCTCTTCAATGAAGAAACCGCATCAGTTTCTCAAAAGCTATTCGCGTTGTTTCGCAGGCCGGCTTGTCCCAGTAATCTTGGTTGAAGAGCTCCACGCTGACCGGCCCGTCGTATCCAATCTTTTCCAGTGTCTCGAAGAAGTCTCTGAGCGGGAGTATGCCATCGCCCGGCATGATCCTGTCTGAATCTTTGACGTCTTCGACTTTTGGTAAATCGTTCACGTGTACGACAACGATCTTTCGAGCATCTATCTCCTCGAGTTCCTCAAGCCGTGAATCACCTGAGAAGAAGTGGCACGTATCCACGATCAGGCCGACG
This window contains:
- the feoB gene encoding ferrous iron transport protein B; this encodes MTIRVALCGNPNVGKTSLFNALTGMRQYVANWPGVTVEVKEGVRSWKGHQLIITDLPGTYSLFATSLDEKIARDFLLYNTPDVVVVVADALSMEQGLYLLLEILELEARAILVVNAIDEAKKKGLIIDKQELSKHLKVPVVLTSALTGEGIHELLDCIVSTASTEQKKVLFNFSDETEKMIQQLATLIKTQVGESASRWFAIKYLEGDPHTVEQLSRFDLQSSVKPGSLKSQIARERYDHIQLIVKESVAAISKELSMSEAIDHVLTHKFIGIPVFLALMYLAFKFAFETVQPLSDLLENTFSRLADLVTAHLGDGMIASMLADGVLGGVGAVLVFVPNIFALFFLLGIMEDSGYLPRAAFVMDRVMYSLKLSGRSFMSFLLGFGCSVPAVLSTRGMPDTRERIVSVLSVPFISCSARLPVYLLIASIFFSRNQGMVVFSIYLLSMFAAMISSLVLNKVIFKGQRSVFILELPRYRLPSFKNLTLYTWLRGKHFLVKAGTIIFVSSLVLWALMYFPNPNDVTQSFAAQIGRAVSFVLKPLKFDWRASTALFFGVAAKEIIVSTFGMLFNTTDEGLAAQLSQLFDPVTAFSFIVFVMAYIPCFATLATIKSEIGTKYVVITIFYSLFIAYVLALAVRMMGGIFV
- a CDS encoding inorganic phosphate transporter; this translates as MILLVAFIVGFLMAFSIGANDVANSMSTAVGSRAITPRQAVMIAAVLEFLGAVMFGSHVVTTITKGIIKVEFMNDPRQVLAGALAALLGSSVWILLATVWGMPVSTTHSIVGGMAGFGIANAGLHAINWNKMASIVISWVLSPIVGWLLAYTVFKIISYVILRKSHPAMAMKRSIPLIIFTTFFIVCLLFALKTLKMQFDRALGWSLIIAAVIGVLGTTFFRKIQPAGSDEYEYVESIFKRLQIMTSCYVSFSHGANDVANAIGPVALVYWIVSHGNVAQKVGVPMWLLALGGLGISAGALLLGARVMKTVGEEITQLNNSRGFCIDFSTASTVLFASVLGLPISTTHVVVGSVVGVGTARGVELVNVGVLKNILISWFATVPVSALVSAGFYLLILRFI
- a CDS encoding DUF47 domain-containing protein, producing MTRFLGKLFPQESPLKLLYEHARLVEKSAEQIPVALGKFLRHEPVEDLAQLVDKLEDEADEIKVRIREVYSKLKFVYFDRVDLLLILHDQDAVIDAVDDFLKMLCIYRFDKPLPKELTDMLFELAERVQDAIKFMVESVHELLKLVESSFSPVIAGEENALTQKVESDESGTDRLSLALAKKVFSLKNVLHPVDIMYLEKLTRLLTRAADHAENVAEKVRMIAKS
- a CDS encoding DUF401 family protein, whose translation is MVTVSVVLSLVLIVTVQRLTKTLLLSMISGFGLFVAMNSVLRGALVELFLATVRDRSFLTLIPTIFFIYFLGEIMDVSKDARRMTESFQKLFQGSMGAVVFIPSAIGLMPMPAGAMFTAPMVDRMGEGMSNLDKLLTNYWFRHCLEFFWPVYPAMYLLAGLTSTKIGSVSLKLSPLFFVSFLAGWVYLNGLKLPKFNKLSRSEWKQLWPLILVLSVGFMILLFKMEGWLALLLVSLSYAFLRTNHVSEAVKRTLRRLDVVPIILLVFMFKHAMMDFGLGERVSLELTSLGLSTKFVAILLPLLSGMSTGITHASLGISYPVVVGMGGERLGLLVYVFSVLGVLLSPVHLCLILTLNYFKVDLSKAVLKMLPLIGVTAFVAYLFYA
- a CDS encoding alanyl-tRNA editing protein, which produces MIKIKRLYEEGKDLFAVSDESPFYPDGKGGQLGDRGTIGPAKVLYVKEVNGEVHHKIDEPIEPGEYDFEIDQARRKDIATQHTAQHILSAAFLKVVQAQTVSFHMGEKTSTIDIDLPVLTERTIEDVERLANEIVKSCVNVEILFVEREEAEKMNLRKSLSEKVGQTVRVVKVQDFDLSACGGFHVANTGEIGIIKIVDWEKVKQNLTRVHFVAGERALKHFQQCVFVTKNLQKTLTCSLSDLAIRIEALIEKIRSLSSTLDRLSEEHARFISTNLPKRKIFEYEVAFYEGFPSVARALLKQPLADLLVCKLEDEFAISSDRIDCGQIVSKLRSVLNVPGGGGKKRGSIKISMDMEEFLNLLEKALEVEK
- a CDS encoding D-cysteine desulfhydrase family protein produces the protein MKISLAKLPTPIEMLTRLGKRYEREILVKRDDMTEFISSGNKIRKLEFLLADALRQGCDTVFTCGGEQSNHARATAHLCVKLGLKPVLFLRESQPEQGNNSMRKIRNFFASDEAERSYFKEVVNGNLLIDKLLGAQIVFVTQQQYSRIDEVFEEYRQKYESQGRRVYVIPEGGSNALGALGYVWAVAEMTGQIDLSQFDAIYCAVGSGGTYAGLLAGLRFLGYDTPVVGINVTKREASHFAEKVLKIIDDLSKYGIRVKVQPDEVKILDDFSGPAYAVPTEADIECIKMVASMEGLVLDPVYTAKTFRGMLQTSKRGQRILFIHTGGTFGLFAQAYRFIEP
- a CDS encoding clostripain-related cysteine peptidase, with amino-acid sequence MAVIPLTLLLASCMSLNSSTIRVVLPSELYAGKPFEMKVGVVGPLGFLLRNVEVKIDGQTYTTDESGYARVPFFFLDAGSYAVILSYGDVSTKIVLNVKPASWLVLCWFGADNNLWEYVNSDLEEMKSAAKDVAVIAFVDRDGTMSDGIYALSMDSVFVRIEFFNETNSGSGTNLSWFVNKYGTCDANKKSLILWNHGSAWDDTDPYRAKGISYDDQSKDFLTTLELKNALQGTRWDVLGFDACLMGSVEVLYELKDLADYFLASPGEIPSSGWDYRFLASISDLDSKGFCEKAIDRWRSFYTNRSYKPLLNAWDSEKLSKAVSSLVEKMNPANGLPEVNTVYSTSPRLCDLGEVLYSFGWSDVLSQFQSARIPQTTNALLYLSVFLPQNSNQLDQYREMYSQLSFSEHTGWLDWLDSLFH
- the tnpA gene encoding IS200/IS605 family transposase, with product MQLRKTRWSLYNLNYHFVWIPKYRKKILVDSVRQELEKLIFEIAKKHGIEVLSLSVQPDHVHLFVSAPPRLSPAQIANLFKGVSSKKLLEKFPHLRTKEGLWSRTYYVGSAGTVSEETISRYIEECQDI
- a CDS encoding zinc ribbon domain-containing protein, with the protein product MSRYIVRTYKVPVPRELYPLCSELNRLAGRIYNKTMSLVKKVKSKKGFWLSPGATQKYILRSSSTINIHTHSKQAIVLTYKAQLLGIQVCPVCGSKNHAVGRNYECKSCGFSYHRDGVGAINIWQRYLGKKSQVVAGLAPVRGVRFKPHLCGHGVSNAPWKAA
- a CDS encoding TAXI family TRAP transporter solute-binding subunit yields the protein MEGSLNELLRIPSPSGNWECQNNLDMFAFQVSRVASVIMDIESRIDVVILPVDEEAIQALANYLGTTKFFIEPGVYKSVTEPVPTVGDYTCLVIRENLPEDLVYKLAEALWNKKDQIAKAFVDMAELNPEEAISQGVPAHPGSVNFWSQLK